In one window of Williamwhitmania sp. DNA:
- a CDS encoding amidohydrolase: MEELKRLRHELHKNPELSNQESGTALRLKFFLSRYRPDELVQNVGGEGLLAVYNGLEPGPTVLFRADMDALPITEINKLPYSSSKAGVGHMCGHDGHMTILSGLAMQLHSKPPQRGRALLLFQPAEETGEGAARALADMIRQGYSPDYAFALHNMPRHPLGSLLLSREVFAAASKGLVVKLTGHSSHAAEPEKGISPALAVARTIEGLIHLSKSAPGFEDYVLLTVIYARLGEIAFGTTPGYAEVMATLRSFKNEDMALLTKLSEEIVRKVAAEQHLRADISYVEEFPAAVNSSNAIAYVEKAANQSSIPIVELVKPNGWSEDFAHFCLHCKSAIFGLGSGVDHPELHRPDYDFPDEIIEPGVNLFHGIVRQLLG, from the coding sequence ATGGAGGAGTTAAAACGGTTGCGTCACGAGCTGCATAAAAACCCCGAGCTGTCGAATCAGGAGTCGGGCACTGCATTAAGACTAAAGTTTTTTCTTAGCCGCTATCGTCCCGATGAGCTTGTTCAAAACGTGGGGGGAGAAGGATTGCTGGCCGTATATAACGGGTTGGAGCCTGGGCCAACCGTGCTGTTCCGGGCCGATATGGACGCATTGCCCATAACCGAAATAAATAAGTTGCCTTACTCTTCATCCAAGGCGGGGGTAGGGCATATGTGTGGTCACGATGGCCACATGACCATTCTTTCGGGGTTGGCCATGCAGCTGCACAGTAAGCCACCGCAAAGGGGAAGGGCATTGCTGCTGTTTCAACCTGCCGAGGAGACGGGCGAAGGAGCCGCTAGGGCGCTAGCCGATATGATTCGGCAAGGCTACTCTCCCGACTATGCTTTTGCTTTGCACAACATGCCACGCCATCCACTAGGAAGTTTGCTGCTCAGCAGGGAGGTTTTTGCGGCAGCATCAAAGGGACTGGTGGTTAAACTCACCGGACACTCCTCCCACGCTGCAGAACCCGAAAAGGGTATAAGCCCTGCGCTTGCCGTTGCAAGAACCATAGAGGGACTTATTCATCTCTCCAAATCGGCACCCGGGTTTGAGGACTATGTTCTACTCACTGTCATATATGCTCGGTTAGGCGAAATTGCCTTTGGAACCACTCCTGGGTATGCGGAGGTGATGGCGACCCTGCGCTCATTCAAGAATGAGGATATGGCGCTCCTTACAAAGCTCTCGGAAGAGATTGTAAGGAAGGTGGCAGCCGAGCAACACCTTAGGGCAGATATTTCATACGTTGAAGAGTTTCCTGCTGCAGTAAATAGCTCCAATGCCATTGCCTATGTTGAAAAGGCTGCAAACCAATCCTCCATCCCGATAGTGGAACTTGTAAAACCTAACGGATGGTCCGAGGATTTTGCACACTTTTGCCTTCACTGTAAGTCAGCCATATTTGGGTTGGGCTCAGGAGTTGACCACCCCGAACTGCATCGACCCGACTACGATTTTCCTGACGAGATAATCGAGCCAGGGGTAAACCTTTTTCATGGAATTGTTCGGCAATTGTTGGGGTAG